CACAATCCCATCAAAAATCATTGTTTTACCTGAACCTGTCTTACCACTAATCAGAAACAGTTGATTGGATTGGATGCGGGAGAAATCAATCGTCTCATCTAAAAATGGGCCGAAATTTTGAAGATGCAATTTTAATGGTTTCATGATTATTCCTCCTCATTCATCGTTTCTAACAACTGGATGACATTACTTTTTTGCGTCTCTGAAAGCGTACCGGTCGTCATTTCAGAGTAGAATCGGTCTACGATATCTAATGGGGATAACTTTTTAACATCTGTCAGTATTTTAGACTGATAAGATGACGGTAGCGTTTGTTGTGTTAAAGATAATGTATTTGGATAAATCTGTTTCAACTTTTGCATAGGGTCTTTGACATGCGTTAAATGTTCAACATTAAAATGAAAATAACTGTCATCACTTTTACGCTTAAATCGGCCGTTCATAATATCGTCAAAACTTGCTTCCACAACTTCTAACTCACGTGCTGGCTTTAACGGGATAAAACTTTGTCGCATCGCTTGATCGGCTTCAATATGAAATAGGCGCACGCCCTTAGCTTGTTGCACTTCGGAAAATGAGTATTGTAACAGCGAACCACTATACACGACGTTTTGATACTGACTCGCAAAAGGATGATGAATATGTCCCAGCATGACCGCATCAAAATCCAACAAAAATTGTGGCGATACCGCTTCAATGGTACCTATCGTAATGTCGCGTTCCGAATCACTTTTTGGCGCACCTGTCAGCGTAAAATGCCCCACTAAAATGTTCGTCATTGCAGGATTTAACTGTGGTCGTACTTGATCGACTAGTTTTTTCACAGCCTCTTCATAATATTCTACAGAAACTTCTAAATACTCACGTGCTTCAGATAAAGTAAAAAACGGCAGCGTATAAATGGCCACATTCCCCAAAATCACTGGTTCAAAAAATTGCTCAATTTCTGTCGTAATATAAAGTTGATTATGTCGAAACCAAGAAGCACCATAGCGCAAACGTTCTTTACCATCGTGATTGCCATTAATCATCACAATCGGAATTTGCATCTCTAAATTGATTTTTGCAATCGTTTCTTCCATCAGTTGAATCACGTATTTACTCGGATAAGCCGTATCATAAATATCTCCTGCAATAATGAGCGCATCCGGTTGTTCATGTTCAAGCACTTCAATCAATTGTTTTAAAACATATTGCTGATCTTCCAAAAACGAATGACCGTTTAAAACTTTGCCTAAATGCCAATCGGCCGTATGTATTAATTTCAATTCCATCACCTCAGAACAAATGTTCGACTTTATTTTATAGCATGCTACGGTTCATTTCAAGTGACGACCGACGATTTTTATTATCATTTTGCACTTGCTTTCAACTATAGAAAAAGACCTCGCAGCACGCTCACTGCAAAGGTCAATAACATACTCATGATGCGACAATTTGATTTTTGATTTTTTTATATCGATAAAGCATCGCAAGTCGCCAAGGTACAAGCATACTAAACGCGAGCAAGAAGAACATCCCCGCTAATTCCCCAGGGTCTACAGAATTACCTAAAAAGACTTTCAGTACTGTACGAATCAGTAATAACGTGACCAGTACAAATGGGAATGCTTTAGATTTTTTTAAATAAATTTGGCTACCTTTGACTTCAAAATGCGAGGTCATGATGAGTACACTTGAAAAAACAACCCCTAACACGACGGATTCAATGATTTCAAACCCAGTTAATCTAAAATAAGGGACGACATACATCAGTGCGCCCGTAGCCATAAAGAAAGGAGGCAAAATAATTTTCTTTGTATTTACTGGATATTTTTGCGCCTTCATTCTAATGACAATGACACCTGCACCCATTACAAACGCAATGAGTATGGATAGAACTAAATATGTCAACGCTGCTCCTCCTAACATCATCCAAAGATACCAATAAGTATATCATATGACACCCCAAATGAGTAATAGTCTATACTTGTCGTTTTGAATGGAAAACGAATATATTCAGCAGTTTTCCAAACTAAAAAGTATAATTGAACGGTTGAATCCAAAACTTCTGTTTCAGATACATTCAAAAAAGAAAATAGCAAGGATGTGCGCGTTTCTAATTCCAGCACAAATCCTTGCTATCGTTAACGTTAAAGAACATTACATTTTTTTATCCATGTTTTTGTTCATCATTGTCATCATTTGATTAATTTTCTTTTGAGATGGTTTTTGTCCCATCTGCATCATCATCATGCGTAACATTTCTTCATTGATTGGTGGGTTTTTCTTTAAATAATCCATCATATATTTACGTGCTAAGAAAAAGCCCCCAACTAATCCACCGATAAGTGCAATAACAATTAATAAAATTGCTAACCATGTAGCCATAGTTTCACCCACTTTCTTTATCCTTTTGCATTTTACTAAAATTATGTATGCTTTTCAAGATATGGAAGACAAATTTATACCAAATCCAAAAAGAAAAGCCGAGCTCAAAATCGACTGATCGAGCTCGACGCTATATTTGACACTATTTTAGAGGAAATTATAATTTTTCAATTTCTGCTAAAACATTTTCTTTAGTGAAGCCGTATTTCTCAACAACTAAGTCGCCAGGCGCACTTGCACCGTAACGGTCGATACCTACGACAACACCGTTCATACCAACATATTTATGCCAACCTAATGAAGCTGCCATTTCAACAGCCGCACGTTTTTCAACATGTGGTAATAAAATTTCATCTTGGTATGCTTTTGATTGATTTTCAAATGCGTTCCAGTTTGGCATTGAAACGACACGTACACCTTTACCTTGTTCTTCAAGCGCTTTAGCAACGTCTACTGTTAAGCTTACTTCTGAACCAGATGCTAATAAAACATATTCTGGAGCTTTTTCAGTTTCGAATACAACGTAAGCACCTTTTCTTACGCCTTCTTCAACTGTAGATTCTTCCACATCTAATACAGGTAAACCTTGACGAGTTAATACTAATGCAGTTGGTGTGTCGTTTGATTCAACAGCGACTTTCCATGCAACACGTGTTTCGTTACCATCAGCTGGACGAATAACGTTTAAGTTAGGAATCGCTCTTAAACCAGCCAATTGTTCGATTGGTTCGTGAGTTGGACCATCTTCACCTACAGCAATTGAGTCATGTGTGAATACGAATGTTGAACGCAAGCCCATAATCGCTGCTAAACGTAATGCTGGTTTTAAATAGTCACTGAATACGAAGAATGTCGCACCATATGGGTGTAAACCACCGTGTGCAGCCATACCGTTAACCGCTGCAGCCATTGCGAATTCACGTACACCGAACCATACGTTTTTACCAATGCCATTTTCAGCAGAGAAGTCAGTTTCGTTTTTAACATTTGATTTGTTTGATGAAGCTAAGTCAGCTGAACCACCGAATAATGTTGGTACTGCTTTACTTAAGGCTTGAATCACATCACCAGAGTCTGCACGAGAAGCACCTTTGTGACCAAGTTCAAATTTAGGAAGTTCATTTTCATAGCCTTCAGGTAATTTACCTGCCATAGCATCTTCGAACTCTTTGTATAATTCAGGGTATTTCTCAGCGTATTGTTCCACTTTTTCTTTCCATGCTTTTTCGTTTTCATCCGCACGTTGAATCATTGTCGAATTGAAAATGTCATAAACTTCATCTTCAACATGGAAGTGTTTAGATGGATCAAGGTTATAGCTTTCGAATGTTAAGTTACGTTCTTCTTCACCAAGTGGCGCACCATGTGACGCGTTACTGTTAGATTTGTTAGGTGAACCGTAACCAATGATTGTTTTCACTTCAATGATTGTTGGGCCAGCTTGACCTTTAGCCTCATCAATCGCTTTATCAATCGCTTCAATGTCGTTACCGTCTTTTACAAGAATGTGGTTCCAACCATAAGCTTCAAAACGTTTTTTAATATCTTCAGAGAATGCTTTTGAAGCTTCCCCATCTAGAGAAATATCGTTTGAATCATAAAGTGTAATCAATTTGTCTAATTTTAAGTGCCCTGCAAGTGAAGCTGCTTCATGTGAAATACCTTCCATTAAGTCACCGTCAGATGCCAATACATAAGTGTAGTGATCAACAACGTCGATATCTTTGTTGAATTTAGCAGCTAAATGTTTTTCAGCCATTGCCATACCAACTGACATTGCAAAACCTTGTCCAAGTGGTCCAGTCGTAATTTCTACGCCTTGTGTATGGTGATATTCTGGGTGTCCTGGTGTTTTAGAATCCCATTGTCTAAACTGTTTTAACTCATCAAGTTCAAGTGAACCAGACACATGTAATAAACTATAAAGTAATGCTGATCCGTGACCTGCTGATAAAATAAAGCGATCTCTGTTGAAATATTCATGTGAATTTGGATTAAAGTTTAAATGGCGTGTCCATAAAGTATATGCCATTGGTGCTGCCCCCATTGGTAAACCAGGGTGACCTGAATTCGCTTTCTCAATAGCATCAATACTTAATCCACGTATTGTATTTATAGCTAAGCTATCATTTCGTTGACTCATTTGAAAATCCTTCCTTTCTCATTCCATATCATAATTACATTATAACCGAAACAGTGTCCGAAGCCTAATAAATGGCACCGCGTTATCCATTTTATTCAAAAATACTAACTACGCAATTGATTTTGCTTTTGAACTTCTTTTAATTTTTCAGGCGTTACATCGTTGCCATCTGGATCTATCACTTTTGTGTTTTCGATTTGGCTTTTAAAACTGCTTCTAAATACTTCTAGATACTCACTTCTTAATTGAGATTGTTCTTTTGCTTCCGTTTCAGTAAGGCCTTCACTTTTTTTCTTATTTGCGAGTTCATTAATTCGATTTAACTTTTCTTTACTAAGCATATGAGCTCTCCTCCGTGATTTTCTTTACAAAAATATAACAGAAAAATGTTATAAAACCAAACGCTTGAACTCGGTACGAAAGTAAGCGCTGTCATTGTTTGAGCGTTATTCAGAACTAATACTTTTTTCTCATATAGTATTTCATTTCCTCCACTAAAAAGACCCTTTCGTATTTTTAAAGAATTTACACATATTAAAGAAGAAACTAGAAAAAGACCATAGAGAAGATAACCTGAACCTTTTTCTCTCTATGGTCTTTGTGTGGCTTATTTAATGACTCAGCGTCACGGCTACAACGGACTGTTCGTTGGTATGATTGCGCTGCTGTTCGTATTTTTGATGTTGTTCTGTTTGTGTCGTTTTAAGTTGATGATCTGTCATTTCGTACGTTTGTTCTGTTTTGCTTGCATCAGTGGCGAGTAAAAAGAATGATAAAAATAAAATTAAAGAAATGATAAACACTGATAAGAACAAGTAAACCTCTGAACTTTTAATGTGAAGCATCTTCGTCACTCCTCGAACGTTTGTTTGTATTAATAATCTAACAGAACGAATGTTCTATGTCAACACCAAAACGAACAAACGTTTGTTAATGTTCGTGTGGTATGTTATAATATCAACAAATAGTACTGAGAAGGAGTGTGGAAAATGAGAGAATTAACAAAAAGACAAAGTGAAATATTTGAATTTATTAAACATGTCGTGCAATCAAAAGGATATCCACCAAGTGTTCGTGAAATTGGTGAGGCTGTGGGGTTAGCTTCAAGTTCGACTGTACATGGGCATTTGTCAAGATTAGAAGAAAAAGGTTATATTCGACGAGACCCTACGAAACCGCGCGCTATAGAGATTGTGAATGAATTGATGGGCGAACCTGTGAATATGGAAGAAACAATCTATGTGCCTGTCATCGGTAAAGTTACAGCAGGAACACCTATTTCTGCTATTGAAAATGTTGAAGAGTATTATCCGTTACCTGAACATTTTACATCGACACATAACGGCCAGATTTTTATCCTTAACGTTGTGGGAGATAGTATGATTGAAGCTGGTATTCTAGACGGAGATAAAGTCATTGTAAGAAGTCAATCGATTGCTGAAAATGGTGACATCATTGTTGCAATGACTGAGGAAGATGAGGCTACTGTAAAACGTTTCTACAAAGAAAAAAATCGTTATCGTTTACAACCAGAAAATAGTAGTTTAGAACCTATTTATCTAGAACAAGTTACAGTATTAGGTAAAGTCATTGGCTTGTTTAGAGAAATGTAATCTTGCGTAAACCACTCCTTCAAAAAACGGACCTTACAACTGATATGTAAGGTCCGCTCTTTCTAATTTTTATTCAGAATTTTTTTCACTTGTATTAAAATATCATCTGTTGTTTTCTTTTTATTCACAGTATTTTGCTTTGAATGGTTCTGCTTTGATGTCATTTAAATCACTTCCATGATTGCTATTCCCCAAAATTACCATTCAAAACATTATCCTATATAATTTTCAGTCCAATACGGCTGGCGTTTCTCATTAAAGTCAACACCTATACCGATTGTTTTGACATTTTCATTCAAAATATTTTTACGATGGCCACTTGAATTCATTAAGCCATGATGCGCAAAAATCGCACTCGTTTGACCATATGCCAAGTTTTCTGCCGCTGTCTGATATTGATGGCCGTCTTTTTCCATACGATCAAATGGTGATTCACCTTTAAGATTTGTATGGTCAAAATATTGATTTTCAGCCATGTCAGTACTATGTTTACGCGCAGTGCCAGCTAATTTGTTCGAATAGCTCAGGGGTTGCAAGCCTTTTTGAACTCTCTCAGCATTTAATAAATAATAATCTTCTTTCTCAAAACTTTCTTGTAAATATTTTGATGGGGCTGCATATTGACTGTTCAATCTATTTTCCATTTGATGACTGATTTGCATCAATCCTGTTAATTGATTATTTTCATGTTGATCATAAAAGGCAGTCGTATAAATTCCGTCTTTATCAAATATATCGTATTCATCGTTATCATTTTCATAAATGGTGCGACCTTTTTGAATCCCTTTAATTGGTTGGCCAAGTTCTTTACGTACCGCTTTTTGAGCCGTTCCGTATTTGACACCACTTTTCGATGTAATCATATTTTGATTTGTATATAAACCATGCACCTTATTGTCAATATAGCTGACCATCACAAAGTTGCTAAAATCTTGATGATAAACTTCCCATTTTGTTCCGTATTCATTACCAATTTCTGACTCAGGTTGACCTAACTTTTGTTCGACTTCTTCGCGACTCATATTCATTTGTATATTTCTAATTGCAAATTTTTGTTCATTCGGTTTTTTGAGTGTTGTTTCGTTCGTTTTACCTTCTACAAGTTGATCGATTTGTTGGGTAATCGGTGTCGCAATTTTAGAAAATGTTTCAATCGGCTGAATGGGTACGAGTAATAAGAGAATAATTCCGACACCAATCATTGAAAGAAATTTTTTGATAATGAACAGCTCCTTTTAGTCACGGTCTCCGTTAAATATAGAATTGCGTACAATAACATAATCTACTTTTCTCAATGCATCAACATCTTTGCCGCCCGCATATGAAATCGAGCTTTGCAAATCTTCCTGCATCTCTACAAGTGTATCTTGCAGTGAGCCTTTATGCTCTACAAACATCTTTTTGCCTTCAACATTTTTACGTTCGCCTTTTTGATATTCTGATGCACTACCAAAGTACTCTTTGTATTTTTTACCTTCTATTTCAACTGTTTCCCCCGGTGATTCCTCGTGAGCCGCAAAGAGGGAGCCAATCATGACCATCGATGCACCAAAGCGCACTGATTTTGCAATATCGCCATGTGTACGAATACCACCGTCTGCAATAATAGGTTTACGGGCAGCTTTACTACAATGATTGACTGCAGCTAATTGCCATCCACCTGTCCCAAATCCAGTTTTAATTTTTGTAATACAAACACGCCCCGGACCAATGCCGACTTTCGTTGCATCAGCGCCCGCGTTTTCAAGTTCTCTGACGCCTTCTGGTGTACCGACGTTACCTGCAATGACAAACGCTTTAGGTAAATGTTCCTTAATATATTGAATCATGTCAATCACTTGATCTGAATGCCCATGCGCAATATCAATTGTAATATATTCTGGTGTAAGATTCTCAGCTTTCAATGCATCAATAAATTCAAATTCACCAGGTTTCACACCTACAGAAATTGAAGCATATAACCCTTTACTTTGCATCTTTTTAACAAATGGTAAACGCGCTGCTTCATCAAATCGGTGCATAATATAGAAGTAATCATTTTGCGCAAACCATTCAGCCAAAGGTTCATTCATCACTGTTTGCATATTGGCTGGCACAACTGGTAATTTAAAACGTTTCGGTCCAAATTGAACTGATGTATCGATTTCTGAACGACTTTTTACAATACTTTTATTCGGGATGAGTTGGATATCTTCATAGTCAAAAATTCTCATAAAAAAAGCCCCTTTATCTTTTTATTCCTTTGATAATATACTATCTTTAAGGAACAAAGTAAAATAAAGAGGAAATCGCTTTACCAACTTGATTTTTTAACGCCAGGAATTTGACCTTTATGTGCATGTTCTCTAAATGCAATACGAGACATTTCAAATTTACGTAACACACCACGAGGTCGACCTGTCACTTTACATCTGCGTGTTAAACGTGTTGGCGAAGAATCTCTTGGTAATTTTCTTAATGCTTCATAGTCACCTTTTGCTTTTAATTCTCTACGTAATTCAGCATATTTTGCGACTAATGCTTCTCTTTTTTGCTCTTTGACAATTTTCGACTTTTTAGCCATATATATGAACACTCCTTACAAATCGTAATCATTACGTTTTACATATTAGCACATGTCTCTTCTTCTTGGCAAGACTTTAATTGATGAAAATAAAAAAGAGTTGGCAAAACGCCTGGCTCGTGCTAAAATAATAAATCGTAATAGTTTCAATTTGAAAAGGAGGGACTAGTCATGCGCGTAAATGTAACATTAGCATGTACTGAATGTGGTGACCGTAACTACATCACAACTAAAAACAAACGAACTAATCCTGAGCGTATTGAAATGATGAAGTATTGCCCAAGATTAAACAAACACACTCTACACAGAGAAACAAAATAATCATAGTGAACGATCACTGTCATTGATTGTGCGACGCTTATCACGCAAGTGCATCAATGCGTTAGCGAGCGCGTCACCTTGCTTATAATTAAAATACGACATAAGTCAAATGATTTCGAACATCATTTGACTTTTTTATTTGCCTTATCATCTTACAACTTTTCTACATATTGACCACAAAACTGCTTACACACTTTGTATCACGACGAATTTCTCCACCGTATTTTCTATTTTTCACACCCTATAATATTTCACAAAATATTTTATCGCTTTAAAGTCACAAATTTTTATTGAAACTCATCTCCTTAACAAGTAAAATATATAGAAAGCTAATTGTTGAGGAGAAGATATGTATGGAAGAAAAAAAATTAAGTAGAGGCCTCCAATCAAGGCATATTACAATGATTGCCATTGGAGGCGCGATTGGTACAGGGCTCTTTGTCGCAACTGGCGGCGTAATCGCTCAAGCTGGTCCAGGTGGTGCGATACTCGCCTATCTAGTCATCGGGGTGATGTTATACTTTTTAATGTCATCGATAGGAGAAATGGCCACTTTTTACCCTGTGTCTGGGGCATTTAGCAGTTATGCCAATCGTTTTGTAGACCCATCTTTAGGTTTTACGATGGGCTGGTTATACTGGACAATTTGGTCGCTAGTCACAAGTGTTGATATTATCGTTGCATCGAGTGTCATTAACTATTGGGATGCATTTCATTTCTTCTCACCGCTTGTATGGAGTTTAATCTTTATAGTCTTATTATTTTTAGTGAACATCTTTACCGTTAAAGCGTTTGGTGAAGCTGAATTTTGGCTTTCTTTAATTAAAGTGGTCACAATCATTATTTTCATCGTCTTAGGCATTTTAATGATTTTCGGTATTTTAGGAGGCCATTATTACGGTTTCGAGCACTTTACAACGGGTGAAGCCCCATTTGTTGGTGGTGTTTCAGGATTCTTAAGCGTCTTATTAATCGCAGGATTTTCCGTTGGTGGAACTGAGGTCGTTGCAGTAACAGCAGGTGAATCAGATAATCCAAAAACGTCTATGCCACGTGCGATCAAGCAAGTTTTCTGGCGTATTTTATTATTCTATGTATTGTCAATCGCGGTGATTTCTGCCATTTTATCCTATGCAGATCCAACATTACTCAATCAAAGTGGTTCAATCGCTCAAAGTCCATTTACGATTGTTTTTGATAGAGTCGGTATTGCTTTTGCAGCTTCTGTCATCAACGCAGTAATTTTAACATCATTACTTTCAGCTGCAAATTCAGGTGTTTTTACAACAAGTCGTATGTTGTTCTCATTAAGTCAAGACGGACAAGCACCGAAATTTTTAGGTCACATTCATTCACGTTCACAATTGCCATTACGCGCTTTATACACAACATTTATTTTCATTGCAGCCGTCACGATTTATGCAAACTTTAATCCACAAAGTGTCATGGGCTTACTCAATATTATTGGTGCCCTCGTAACATTTGTTTGGGCTTCAAGTATTATTGCTCAAATCAGATTACGACGTGCGATTAAAAAGCAAAATAAAGATATCAATCAA
Above is a genomic segment from Staphylococcus delphini containing:
- the sbcD gene encoding exonuclease subunit SbcD, encoding MKLIHTADWHLGKVLNGHSFLEDQQYVLKQLIEVLEHEQPDALIIAGDIYDTAYPSKYVIQLMEETIAKINLEMQIPIVMINGNHDGKERLRYGASWFRHNQLYITTEIEQFFEPVILGNVAIYTLPFFTLSEAREYLEVSVEYYEEAVKKLVDQVRPQLNPAMTNILVGHFTLTGAPKSDSERDITIGTIEAVSPQFLLDFDAVMLGHIHHPFASQYQNVVYSGSLLQYSFSEVQQAKGVRLFHIEADQAMRQSFIPLKPARELEVVEASFDDIMNGRFKRKSDDSYFHFNVEHLTHVKDPMQKLKQIYPNTLSLTQQTLPSSYQSKILTDVKKLSPLDIVDRFYSEMTTGTLSETQKSNVIQLLETMNEEE
- a CDS encoding YneF family protein — protein: MATWLAILLIVIALIGGLVGGFFLARKYMMDYLKKNPPINEEMLRMMMMQMGQKPSQKKINQMMTMMNKNMDKKM
- a CDS encoding DUF896 domain-containing protein, coding for MLSKEKLNRINELANKKKSEGLTETEAKEQSQLRSEYLEVFRSSFKSQIENTKVIDPDGNDVTPEKLKEVQKQNQLRS
- the rpmG gene encoding 50S ribosomal protein L33, which translates into the protein MRVNVTLACTECGDRNYITTKNKRTNPERIEMMKYCPRLNKHTLHRETK
- a CDS encoding CAP domain-containing protein; translation: MIGVGIILLLLVPIQPIETFSKIATPITQQIDQLVEGKTNETTLKKPNEQKFAIRNIQMNMSREEVEQKLGQPESEIGNEYGTKWEVYHQDFSNFVMVSYIDNKVHGLYTNQNMITSKSGVKYGTAQKAVRKELGQPIKGIQKGRTIYENDNDEYDIFDKDGIYTTAFYDQHENNQLTGLMQISHQMENRLNSQYAAPSKYLQESFEKEDYYLLNAERVQKGLQPLSYSNKLAGTARKHSTDMAENQYFDHTNLKGESPFDRMEKDGHQYQTAAENLAYGQTSAIFAHHGLMNSSGHRKNILNENVKTIGIGVDFNEKRQPYWTENYIG
- the guaC gene encoding GMP reductase, which encodes MRIFDYEDIQLIPNKSIVKSRSEIDTSVQFGPKRFKLPVVPANMQTVMNEPLAEWFAQNDYFYIMHRFDEAARLPFVKKMQSKGLYASISVGVKPGEFEFIDALKAENLTPEYITIDIAHGHSDQVIDMIQYIKEHLPKAFVIAGNVGTPEGVRELENAGADATKVGIGPGRVCITKIKTGFGTGGWQLAAVNHCSKAARKPIIADGGIRTHGDIAKSVRFGASMVMIGSLFAAHEESPGETVEIEGKKYKEYFGSASEYQKGERKNVEGKKMFVEHKGSLQDTLVEMQEDLQSSISYAGGKDVDALRKVDYVIVRNSIFNGDRD
- the sosA gene encoding DNA damage-induced cell division inhibitor SosA, with translation MLHIKSSEVYLFLSVFIISLILFLSFFLLATDASKTEQTYEMTDHQLKTTQTEQHQKYEQQRNHTNEQSVVAVTLSH
- a CDS encoding amino acid permease, whose protein sequence is MEEKKLSRGLQSRHITMIAIGGAIGTGLFVATGGVIAQAGPGGAILAYLVIGVMLYFLMSSIGEMATFYPVSGAFSSYANRFVDPSLGFTMGWLYWTIWSLVTSVDIIVASSVINYWDAFHFFSPLVWSLIFIVLLFLVNIFTVKAFGEAEFWLSLIKVVTIIIFIVLGILMIFGILGGHYYGFEHFTTGEAPFVGGVSGFLSVLLIAGFSVGGTEVVAVTAGESDNPKTSMPRAIKQVFWRILLFYVLSIAVISAILSYADPTLLNQSGSIAQSPFTIVFDRVGIAFAASVINAVILTSLLSAANSGVFTTSRMLFSLSQDGQAPKFLGHIHSRSQLPLRALYTTFIFIAAVTIYANFNPQSVMGLLNIIGALVTFVWASSIIAQIRLRRAIKKQNKDINQLLPYQAPFYPVGPIIVIATLLFLIFGSSAEAFVHFDLAKLAQNFLPIFILLLVYIIHKLIHKTRIIPLEEIDLSEHESYRE
- the lexA gene encoding transcriptional repressor LexA, yielding MRELTKRQSEIFEFIKHVVQSKGYPPSVREIGEAVGLASSSTVHGHLSRLEEKGYIRRDPTKPRAIEIVNELMGEPVNMEETIYVPVIGKVTAGTPISAIENVEEYYPLPEHFTSTHNGQIFILNVVGDSMIEAGILDGDKVIVRSQSIAENGDIIVAMTEEDEATVKRFYKEKNRYRLQPENSSLEPIYLEQVTVLGKVIGLFREM
- the rpsN gene encoding 30S ribosomal protein S14; protein product: MAKKSKIVKEQKREALVAKYAELRRELKAKGDYEALRKLPRDSSPTRLTRRCKVTGRPRGVLRKFEMSRIAFREHAHKGQIPGVKKSSW
- the tkt gene encoding transketolase, whose amino-acid sequence is MSQRNDSLAINTIRGLSIDAIEKANSGHPGLPMGAAPMAYTLWTRHLNFNPNSHEYFNRDRFILSAGHGSALLYSLLHVSGSLELDELKQFRQWDSKTPGHPEYHHTQGVEITTGPLGQGFAMSVGMAMAEKHLAAKFNKDIDVVDHYTYVLASDGDLMEGISHEAASLAGHLKLDKLITLYDSNDISLDGEASKAFSEDIKKRFEAYGWNHILVKDGNDIEAIDKAIDEAKGQAGPTIIEVKTIIGYGSPNKSNSNASHGAPLGEEERNLTFESYNLDPSKHFHVEDEVYDIFNSTMIQRADENEKAWKEKVEQYAEKYPELYKEFEDAMAGKLPEGYENELPKFELGHKGASRADSGDVIQALSKAVPTLFGGSADLASSNKSNVKNETDFSAENGIGKNVWFGVREFAMAAAVNGMAAHGGLHPYGATFFVFSDYLKPALRLAAIMGLRSTFVFTHDSIAVGEDGPTHEPIEQLAGLRAIPNLNVIRPADGNETRVAWKVAVESNDTPTALVLTRQGLPVLDVEESTVEEGVRKGAYVVFETEKAPEYVLLASGSEVSLTVDVAKALEEQGKGVRVVSMPNWNAFENQSKAYQDEILLPHVEKRAAVEMAASLGWHKYVGMNGVVVGIDRYGASAPGDLVVEKYGFTKENVLAEIEKL
- a CDS encoding CcdC family protein, with protein sequence MTYLVLSILIAFVMGAGVIVIRMKAQKYPVNTKKIILPPFFMATGALMYVVPYFRLTGFEIIESVVLGVVFSSVLIMTSHFEVKGSQIYLKKSKAFPFVLVTLLLIRTVLKVFLGNSVDPGELAGMFFLLAFSMLVPWRLAMLYRYKKIKNQIVAS